The Flexivirga aerilata sequence ACAGCTGAAGTCCGTGGAAGAGACCGCCGGACATGACCAGCTGCTCCGGCGGCTTCTCGATGTGCAGCAGCCCGGAGCCGGCGGTCATCCACTGGGTGTCGCCGTCGGTGATGCTGCCACCGCCGCCGTGGCTGTCCTGGTGCTCGAAGACGCCGTCGATCATGTAGGTGACGGTCTCGAAGCCGCGGTGCGGGTGCCAGGGAGTGCCCTTGGGCTCGCCCGGGGCGTACTCGACCTCACCCATCTGGTCCATGTGGATGAACGGGTCGAGGTCGGCCATCGAAACACCGGCGAAGGCACGCCGCACGGGGAAGCCCTCGCCCTCGAAACCCTTGGGGGCGGTGGTGATCGAGCGCACGCGCCGATCGACTGCGGTCAGCGCGGGCGTCGACACGCGGGGCAGGGTCAGGATGTTCTCGACTGTGACAGCAGGCATGTCCGTCCCAACTTCTTTCAGATTTTAATTATTCCCGAAGCTCCCCGAGCAATCGCGTGAAGACGCGGTCCAGGACCGCCAGCTCGTCGTCGGACAGGTCGTCGAGGAAGAGGCTGCGCACCAGCGCCAGGTGCGGGCGGCCGGCCTTCTGGAACGCCCGGTGCCCCTCCGCGGTGATACACGCCCAGTTGACCCGGGCATCGTGCTCGTCGCGCTGCCGGCTCACCCAGCCGCGCCGCTCCAGCACGCCCACCTGGTACGTGAGTCGGCTGCTGGAGAAAACCATGGCCCGGGCCAGGTCGCCCATCCGCATCCGGCCATCGGC is a genomic window containing:
- a CDS encoding MarR family winged helix-turn-helix transcriptional regulator, translated to MAQSRTRTWRSYFESSILLQTRLDDELRADAGMSLFEYHLLLLLVQADGRMRMGDLARAMVFSSSRLTYQVGVLERRGWVSRQRDEHDARVNWACITAEGHRAFQKAGRPHLALVRSLFLDDLSDDELAVLDRVFTRLLGELRE